A DNA window from Salvia splendens isolate huo1 unplaced genomic scaffold, SspV2 ctg1166, whole genome shotgun sequence contains the following coding sequences:
- the LOC121788863 gene encoding uncharacterized protein LOC121788863 codes for MDSDDEQFQQAVDLEFQNLVAAVQREAEEAEEAAAEAAVAVGRPFHHRRFFDRDHVGADRRLMEDYFNDNACYQPEVFRRRFRMSKNLFVHIATCLAQRFRCFNLRYDATGRPGLSTFQKCTMIGETTGLQTLRQFCRGNKDIFKGEYLRKPSADDCQRLIAMHGDCTSFFGDVGEHRLHALGVEELSSGLEGAVHFWLQRQTSHDDFGSHC; via the exons atggattccgacgatgaacaatTCCAACAAGCGGTAGATCTAGAGTTCCAAAACCTTGTTGCGGCGGTGCAACGTGAAGCGGAAGAGGCAGAAGAGGCGGCGGCTGAGGCGGCGGTGGCAGTCGGCCGGCCATTCCATCATCGGCGATTTTTCGATCGTGATCATGTCGGGGCAGACCGCAGGTTGATGGAGGACTACTTCAACGACAACGCCTGTTATCAGCCAGAAGTTTTccgtcggcgattcagaatgtcgaaAAATCTCTTCGTCCATATAGCGACGTGTTTGGCGCAGCGGTTCAGGTGCTTCAACTTGCGATATGATGCCACCGGCCGACCCGGCTTGTCGACTTTCCAGAAGTGTACGATG atagGCGAAACGACTGGACTACAGACGTTGAGGCAGTTTTGCAGGGGGAACAAGGATATCTTCAAAGGGGAGTATCTACGGAAGCCATCGGCCGATGATTGCCAGAGATTGATTGCTATGCACGGGGACTGCACATCATTTTTCGGGGATGTTggggagcatcgattgcatgcactgggagtggaggaactgtccAGTGGCTTGGAAGGGGCAGTTCACTTCTGGCTTCAAAGGCAGACATCCCACGATGATTTTGGAAGCCATTGCTGA